One genomic window of Daphnia pulex isolate KAP4 chromosome 10, ASM2113471v1 includes the following:
- the LOC124203836 gene encoding ninjurin-1-like, with protein MAESTGEINSTIEIPSEINSIEESGAEQQPVQPVNNQNANQKKVTWKDSIKNLFSFGRNNESDTNTRDGPDANSTAGWRQNNSIMISEGINNKKTLANGLMDFAFLTANANQLQNAVVSSESQERTTSIVLISISILFQITVGFLLIFGSYIQSKLDSATNSELQGDADQQPNIQAKLFWINLINHATIGLVFLVAVINIFIASFTHS; from the exons ATGGCCGAGTCGACTGGCGAAATCAATTCAACCATTGAGATTCCATCTGAAATCAATTCGATCGAAGAATCTGGTGCTGAACAGCAACCTGTCCAGCCAGTTAATAACCAG AATGCGAATCAAAAGAAGGTGACATGGAaggattcaatcaaaaatttgttttcattcggACGCAATAATGAG AGCGATACAAATACAAGGGACGGTCCCGATGCAAATTCTACTGCCGGATGGcgacaaaacaattcaatcatGATTTCGGAAGGaataaacaacaagaaaacattggCCAACGGACTGATGGATTTCGCTTTCCTGACGGCCAACGCCAATCAGCTGCAAAACGCCGTCGTCAGCAGCGAAAGCCAAGAACGGACGACCAGCATCGTTCTCATTTCCATTAGCATTCTATTCCAG ATTACTGTGGGCTTTCTGTTAATTTTCGGCTCTTACATCCAATCGAAATTGGATAGCGCGACCAACAGCGAGTTGCAAGGTGATGCTGACCAACAACCGAATATCCAGGCCAAATTATTTTGGATCAATTTGATTAATCACGCGACGATCGGACTCGTTTTCTTGGTCGCCgtaatcaacatttttatcgCTTCTTTCACTCACTCGTAG
- the LOC124203799 gene encoding uncharacterized protein LOC124203799 has protein sequence MLMRRHHHPESPDYYSSLAAASAGVTSPSLSLGIISSSLEKMPLELRLRRSDDLLRLAASGRRERAGALDEELSPKTECSEDSVEIRSTPMRIHHRKPQIILRPNAVLASPLHSSSLKRPSSSSSTYPPNKMSNWMDSEQPDEKRMRLMAGQQQPPPLTHFYHPASAQHQNVLKLAGQQQHQHPHELLLLEAERNRLFHHWMRPNNWPLPHVHPAAESSAAHHLMTSALHYHYPHLLQQQQQQHHHQGHNYNLPPHPFLHPSSPASAAAAASIFNLSYGHLLPHPIFHHQRPAAFFSTPPSGGIGKTLPPLSPICARSVTPPPPPPSILGPLPPLIPVGGSQSPRHIGQPPLPPPDFNHKKMPNTSGESSSPSATSLTIGKKTNKKSAIHIAGRTSQATKESRKHPSDSGCDRKFSSKTADVVIAVKPPVLPLFLSVETLLSREKPAPVEKIRPEERFRHAESEEEEEMEEEEIHWRSSSSAFRDGPDGFQPSAASGGASMAGSASHRNYKNMTRERRMQANARERTRVHTISSAFEALRRAVPSFSHGQRLSKLSILRVASAYIAALGQLAGDEDSTQESSAQIARDEEKDHQTTTTTTTTGRRQLAECVDRCTRTLMTEGQLLRRNRKRSGVANGRQPSDDEDD, from the exons ATGCTGATGAggcgtcatcatcatccggaATCGCCGGATTACTATTCGTCGCTGGCAGCGGCCTCCGCCGGAGTCACAAGTCCGTCGTTGTCACTGGGGATCATCTCGTCATCGCTAGAG aaaatgccACTGGAATTGAGATTGAGGAGATCGGATGACCTGCTGAGACTGGCGGCGTCTGGACGACGGGAGCGGGCCGGCGCACTCGACGAGGAGCTGTCGCCCAAGACGGAATGCAGTGAGGACAGCGTCGAAATCCGATCGACACCCATGCGGATTCATCACCGAAAGCCTCAAATCATTTTACGACCCAACGCCGTTCTGGCCTCTCCTCTGCACTCGTCCTCGTTAAaacggcccagcagcagcagcagcacctacCCACCCAATAAAATGTCGAACTGGATGGATTCCGAACAGCCGGATGAGAAGAGAATGCGACTAATggcgggccagcagcagccgccacCTTTGACACATTTTTATCATCCGGCATCTGCTCAACATCAAAATGTTCTCAAATtagccggccagcagcagcatcagcatcCGCACGAATTGCTACTCCTGGAAGCTGAGAGGAACCGGCTGTTCCATCATTGGATGAGACCCAACAATTGGCCGCTTCCGCACGTTCACCCGGCGGCCGAATCTTCGGCCGCCCACCACCTCATGACGTCGGCACTTCATTACCACTACCCTCACCTgctccagcaacaacaacaacaacatcatcatcagggCCACAACTACAATTTACCTCCGCATCCGTTCCTGCATCCGTCGTCGCCGGCTTCTGCGGCAGCGGCGGcctccattttcaatttgtccTACGGCCATTTGTTACCTCATCcgatttttcatcatcaaaggCCGGCGGCGTTTTTCTCGACCCCGCCATCCGGCGGAATCGGCAAAACTCTTCCGCCGCTGTCGCCCATCTGCGCTCGATCCGTCACAcctccgccgcctccgcctTCAATACTTGGACCACTTCCTCCGCTGATTCCGGTCGGCGGATCCCAGTCTCCCCGTCACATTGGGCAGCCGCCGCTGCCTCCACCGGATTTCAATCACAAGAAAATGCCAAACACTTCCGGcgaatcttcttctccatcgGCGACGTCATTGACGATCGGCAAGAAGACCAACAAGAAATCCGCCATCCATATAGCCGGAAGGACTAGCCAAGCAACCAAAGAGTCGAGAAAACATCCGAGCGATTCCGGATGCGACCGCAAATTCTCCAGCAAAACGGCTGACGTCGTCATCGCCGTCAAGCCTCCGGTTCTTCCGCTTTTCCTCAGCGTCGAGACGCTGTTGAGCCGTGAGAAACCGGCGCCGGTGGAAAAAATCCGGCCGGAAGAAAGATTCCGCCATGCGgaatcggaagaagaagaagagatggaagaagaagaaattcactGGAGGAGCTCGTCGTCGGCCTTCAGGGACGGGCCGGACGGTTTCCAGCCGTCGGCTGCGTCTGGAGGAGCCTCGATGGCCGGCAGTGCAAGTCACCGGAATTACAAGAACATGACGCGAGAGAGGCGGATGCAGGCCAATGCCCGCGAGCGGACCCGGGTGCACACCATCAGCTCGGCGTTCGAGGCCCTGCGGCGGGCCGTCCCTTCATTTTCGCACGGCCAACGCCTTTCGAAATTGTCCATTTTGCGGGTGGCGTCCGCCTACATCGCCGCCCTGGGCCAATTGGCCGGCGATGAAGACTCGACGCAAGAATCCAGCGCTCAAATTGCAAGAGACGAGGAAAAGGACcatcagacaacaacaacaacaacaaccactggCCGTCGCCAATTAGCCGAGTGCGTCGACCGTTGCACCCGCACTCTAATGACAGAAGGTCAACTCCTCCGCCGGAATAGGAAGCGATCGGGCGTGGCCAACGGCCGGCAGCCCagcgacgacgaagacgattga